A portion of the Natronococcus sp. AD-5 genome contains these proteins:
- a CDS encoding SPW repeat domain-containing protein: protein MSNRWSTRDTTVPVPRLAGLAAVLGTWIFWSGVFFTGFGFIILNNVLVGAAIAVLAAYTAARPSGGRLPPLAAPLLIVPLGLWTVVAPFVFGIPMDILFWSNVIMGALVTILAAASVYGSWRLETATATRA, encoded by the coding sequence ATGAGCAACCGATGGTCGACTCGAGATACGACGGTTCCGGTCCCGCGCCTCGCCGGCCTCGCCGCCGTACTCGGCACCTGGATATTCTGGTCGGGCGTCTTCTTCACGGGATTCGGCTTTATCATCCTGAACAACGTCCTGGTCGGCGCCGCGATCGCCGTGCTCGCCGCGTACACCGCGGCTCGTCCGTCCGGCGGGCGACTTCCACCGCTCGCCGCTCCGCTGCTGATCGTTCCCCTGGGACTGTGGACCGTCGTAGCGCCGTTCGTCTTCGGGATACCGATGGACATCCTGTTCTGGAGTAACGTGATCATGGGCGCGCTCGTGACGATCCTGGCCGCCGCCAGCGTCTACGGCAGCTGGCGGCTGGAAACCGCGACGGCGACCCGAGCGTAG
- the lysA gene encoding diaminopimelate decarboxylase: MTDLADSPAVRRLSDWDHERLESLADEYDTPLYVIDLDRVKENYTRFAEAFPDAEVMYAAKAHTGKAVLEAVLEAGGAIECAAWGELQRSIDAGADPNALQYTAVNPPDHDLDYAVDLAEDAPGLTITIGATDTVERLAERGYDGRIAIRINPGIGTGHHEKVATGADAKFGVPYERVPEVAERVREEFDLVGLHAHAGSGVLTDGLEEHCRAIERVGEMARRVGDEGLEFVDVGGGYGVPYREDEQPLDLEKTSELVREAVGDLDATLKLEPGRYVVADAGLILSEVNTVKEAPDATVVGVDASLATLIRPAMFGSYHPVLNVSAPDRDPHPVTVGGPVCTSADVFAHDRPVARPERGDVVAIGNAGSYGYELASQFHSQPRPAEVAVEDGEARIVRRRETLEDVTRVEQ; this comes from the coding sequence ATGACCGATCTCGCGGACTCGCCGGCCGTTCGCCGGCTTTCCGACTGGGACCACGAGCGACTCGAGTCCCTCGCCGACGAGTACGACACCCCGCTGTACGTGATCGACCTCGATCGCGTCAAGGAGAACTACACCCGCTTCGCCGAAGCCTTCCCGGACGCCGAGGTCATGTACGCCGCGAAAGCGCACACGGGTAAGGCCGTTCTCGAGGCGGTGCTCGAGGCCGGCGGCGCCATCGAGTGCGCGGCCTGGGGCGAACTCCAGCGATCGATCGACGCCGGCGCGGACCCGAACGCGCTGCAGTACACGGCGGTGAACCCGCCGGATCACGATCTGGACTACGCCGTCGACCTCGCCGAAGACGCGCCGGGCCTGACGATCACCATCGGCGCGACCGACACCGTAGAGCGCCTCGCCGAGCGGGGCTACGACGGCCGAATCGCGATCCGGATCAACCCCGGCATCGGCACGGGTCACCACGAGAAGGTCGCTACCGGCGCGGACGCGAAGTTCGGCGTCCCCTACGAGCGGGTGCCCGAGGTCGCGGAGCGGGTCCGCGAGGAATTCGATCTCGTCGGGCTCCACGCCCACGCCGGCAGCGGCGTGCTGACCGACGGGCTCGAAGAGCACTGTCGGGCGATCGAACGGGTCGGCGAGATGGCCCGCCGCGTCGGCGACGAGGGCCTCGAGTTCGTCGACGTCGGCGGCGGCTACGGGGTGCCGTACCGCGAGGACGAACAGCCGCTGGACCTCGAGAAGACCTCGGAGCTGGTCCGCGAGGCGGTGGGCGACCTCGACGCGACGCTCAAACTCGAGCCCGGCCGGTACGTCGTCGCCGACGCGGGACTCATTCTGAGCGAGGTCAACACGGTCAAGGAGGCCCCCGACGCGACGGTCGTCGGCGTCGACGCCAGCCTGGCGACGCTCATTCGACCCGCGATGTTCGGCTCCTACCACCCCGTGCTGAACGTCAGCGCGCCGGATCGCGACCCGCACCCGGTCACCGTCGGCGGCCCCGTCTGTACCAGCGCGGACGTCTTCGCCCACGACCGCCCCGTCGCCCGCCCGGAGCGCGGTGACGTCGTCGCCATCGGCAACGCCGGCTCCTACGGCTACGAACTGGCCAGCCAGTTCCACTCCCAGCCCCGCCCGGCGGAGGTCGCCGTGGAGGACGGCGAGGCTCGCATCGTCCGGCGACGCGAGACGCTCGAGGACGTGACTCGCGTCGAGCAGTAA
- a CDS encoding aldo/keto reductase produces the protein MQLPPIGLGTMGIDDPDVIATALECGYRHLDTAQIYENEAVVGEGLARSTVPREDAIVATKVWADSLAPEDVRRTAEESLERLGRESVDLLYVHRPIEAYDPERTLPAFDELYDRGVIGGVGLSNFTVEELETARTVLEAPIAAHQVEYHPLFQPEGLLSHAREHSYPLVAYSPLANGRAGGIDEVVAAAERHDATPEAVCLAWLAAKEGVVTIPKASSREHLEANLEARDLELEPAEIDRIDGIDRTEELFPE, from the coding sequence ATGCAGCTTCCACCGATCGGTCTCGGGACGATGGGGATCGACGATCCCGACGTGATCGCGACGGCGCTCGAGTGCGGCTATCGACACCTCGACACGGCACAGATCTACGAGAACGAGGCCGTCGTCGGCGAGGGACTGGCTCGAAGCACCGTCCCCCGCGAGGACGCGATCGTCGCGACGAAGGTCTGGGCCGACAGCCTCGCACCCGAAGACGTCCGCCGAACGGCCGAGGAAAGCCTCGAGCGGCTGGGACGCGAGTCGGTCGACCTGCTGTACGTTCACCGCCCGATCGAGGCGTACGATCCCGAGCGGACGCTCCCCGCGTTCGACGAACTGTACGACCGAGGCGTCATCGGGGGCGTCGGACTGAGTAACTTCACCGTCGAGGAACTCGAGACCGCACGGACGGTCCTCGAGGCGCCGATCGCGGCCCACCAGGTCGAGTACCACCCGCTGTTCCAGCCCGAAGGGCTACTTTCGCACGCGCGCGAACATAGCTATCCGCTGGTGGCCTACTCGCCGCTCGCCAACGGTCGCGCCGGCGGGATCGACGAGGTCGTCGCCGCCGCCGAGAGACACGACGCGACGCCCGAAGCGGTTTGTCTCGCGTGGCTGGCCGCGAAGGAAGGCGTCGTGACGATTCCGAAAGCCAGCAGCCGCGAGCACCTGGAGGCGAACCTCGAGGCCCGGGATCTCGAACTCGAGCCGGCGGAGATCGATCGGATCGACGGCATCGACCGAACCGAGGAGCTGTTTCCCGAGTAG
- a CDS encoding 2,3,4,5-tetrahydropyridine-2,6-dicarboxylate N-succinyltransferase: protein MSTLESEIDDLWTAYDDGEIDADAAGEDAHATLEAFLEALEGGEIRAAEKRGSEWEANEWVKRGILLNFGLRRNRAYGYGDVDHYDVLPLRETEDLGERGTRNTPDGTTIRRGAYLGSDCIMMSPSFVNIGAYVGDGTLVDSCDTVGSCAQIGENVKLGANTLIGGVLEPVENAPVIVEDNVSLGAGCRVTSGFVVSENSVVGENTLLTPRIPVYDLVEEEVLYGELPADRRAFTRFVESSISDHDLFEGGAYKPAVVATDLETETLEATEREDALRE, encoded by the coding sequence ATGAGCACGCTCGAGAGCGAAATCGACGACCTGTGGACGGCGTACGACGACGGAGAGATCGACGCGGACGCCGCCGGCGAGGACGCACACGCGACGCTCGAGGCCTTCCTCGAGGCCCTCGAGGGCGGCGAGATCCGCGCCGCCGAGAAGCGCGGCAGCGAATGGGAGGCCAACGAGTGGGTCAAGCGAGGCATCCTGCTGAACTTCGGCCTGCGGCGGAACCGGGCGTACGGCTACGGCGACGTCGACCACTACGACGTCCTGCCGCTTCGCGAGACCGAGGACCTCGGCGAGCGCGGAACCCGAAACACGCCGGACGGGACGACGATCCGCCGCGGCGCCTACCTCGGCTCGGACTGCATCATGATGAGTCCGAGCTTCGTCAACATCGGCGCCTACGTCGGCGACGGCACCCTCGTCGACTCCTGCGATACGGTGGGCTCCTGCGCCCAGATCGGCGAGAACGTCAAGCTCGGTGCGAACACCCTGATCGGAGGGGTACTCGAGCCGGTCGAGAACGCGCCCGTCATCGTCGAGGATAACGTTTCGCTGGGCGCCGGTTGCCGCGTGACGTCGGGCTTCGTCGTCAGCGAGAACAGCGTCGTCGGCGAGAACACCCTACTGACGCCGCGCATTCCGGTCTACGACCTCGTCGAGGAGGAGGTGCTGTACGGCGAACTGCCGGCCGACCGACGCGCCTTCACGCGGTTCGTCGAGTCCTCGATCAGCGACCACGACCTCTTCGAGGGTGGCGCGTACAAGCCCGCCGTCGTCGCGACCGACCTCGAGACGGAGACGCTCGAGGCGACCGAACGCGAGGACGCGCTGCGGGAGTAA
- the dapB gene encoding 4-hydroxy-tetrahydrodipicolinate reductase → MTVRIGVTGATGRMGREVIAAVDDREECAVAFAVNRDPDGDRVQGVEVEPAEAFDSLLTEREPTAVIDFTGSASAADYAEACADAGVAFVTGTTGFDDDQRDALEAASDEIAVLHAPNFARGVQALVNVVGEAVRNLPGYDVELVETHHNAKRDAPSGTANRLLEEIEDNGDFSGRAHGREGDDPREEGEIGVHALRAGDVTGEHEVILAGNHEEVRLAHRAEDRGVFAAGAVDAAAWIAGRKAGYYEFADVIDE, encoded by the coding sequence ATGACGGTCCGAATCGGCGTCACCGGCGCGACCGGACGGATGGGACGCGAAGTGATCGCCGCCGTCGACGACCGCGAGGAGTGTGCGGTCGCCTTCGCCGTCAACCGGGACCCGGACGGCGACCGCGTCCAGGGCGTCGAAGTCGAACCCGCCGAAGCGTTCGACTCGCTGCTGACCGAACGGGAACCGACGGCCGTGATCGACTTCACCGGCTCGGCGTCGGCGGCCGACTACGCCGAGGCATGCGCCGACGCCGGCGTCGCCTTCGTCACGGGAACGACCGGCTTCGACGACGACCAGCGCGACGCGCTCGAGGCCGCGAGCGACGAGATCGCCGTTCTGCACGCGCCGAACTTCGCTCGGGGCGTCCAGGCGCTCGTGAACGTCGTCGGCGAGGCGGTCCGAAACCTGCCGGGGTACGACGTCGAACTCGTCGAGACCCACCACAACGCGAAGCGCGACGCGCCGAGCGGAACCGCGAACCGGTTGCTCGAGGAGATCGAGGACAACGGCGACTTTTCGGGACGCGCGCACGGCCGCGAAGGCGACGATCCCCGCGAGGAGGGCGAAATCGGGGTCCACGCGCTGCGCGCCGGCGACGTCACCGGCGAGCACGAGGTGATCCTCGCGGGCAACCACGAGGAGGTGCGCCTCGCGCACCGCGCCGAGGACCGCGGCGTCTTCGCCGCCGGCGCGGTCGACGCGGCGGCGTGGATCGCAGGACGGAAGGCGGGCTACTACGAGTTTGCGGACGTGATCGACGAATGA
- the dapA gene encoding 4-hydroxy-tetrahydrodipicolinate synthase — MTALDLSGVFPAMCTPFDEDEQIDFETLQTDAQRLEAAGVDGLVPVGSTGESATLTHDEHVRVVEAVIEAVDDVPVIAGTGSNNTREALELSERAAEAGADGLLLISPYYNKPEQRGLIDHYRTIADAVDLPQIVYNVPSRTGRNIEPDTAVELAGHENIAGYKAASGDLGQIGEIAERTTDEDFAVLSGDDALTLPTISVGATGTISVAANVEPERTCAMVGAALDGDYERAREIHHELGPLFRALFVETNPIPVKEAMQIRGYGPARLRPPLTRLAEEYRDDLGAVLEDLEREATAVADVGAGTEGDR, encoded by the coding sequence ATGACAGCACTCGACCTTTCGGGCGTCTTTCCGGCGATGTGTACGCCCTTCGACGAGGACGAACAGATCGACTTCGAAACGCTCCAGACCGACGCACAGCGACTCGAGGCCGCGGGCGTCGACGGGCTCGTTCCCGTCGGCTCCACGGGAGAGTCGGCGACGCTGACCCACGACGAGCACGTCCGGGTCGTCGAGGCGGTGATCGAGGCCGTCGACGACGTCCCCGTCATCGCGGGCACGGGCTCGAACAACACCCGCGAGGCGCTGGAACTCTCCGAGCGCGCAGCCGAGGCCGGCGCCGACGGCCTGTTGCTCATCTCGCCGTATTACAACAAGCCCGAGCAGCGCGGGCTGATCGACCACTACCGGACGATCGCCGACGCCGTCGACCTGCCGCAGATCGTCTACAACGTCCCCTCGCGGACGGGCCGAAACATCGAGCCGGACACCGCCGTCGAACTCGCCGGTCACGAAAATATCGCGGGGTACAAGGCCGCCAGCGGCGACCTGGGGCAGATCGGCGAGATCGCAGAGCGCACGACCGACGAGGACTTCGCCGTCCTCTCGGGCGACGACGCGCTCACCCTCCCGACGATCTCGGTCGGCGCCACCGGGACGATCAGCGTCGCCGCGAACGTCGAACCCGAGCGGACCTGCGCGATGGTCGGCGCCGCCCTCGACGGCGACTACGAGCGCGCACGCGAGATTCACCACGAACTCGGCCCGCTCTTTCGCGCCCTGTTCGTCGAGACCAACCCGATCCCGGTCAAGGAGGCCATGCAGATCCGGGGTTACGGCCCCGCGCGCCTGCGTCCGCCGCTGACCCGGCTCGCAGAGGAGTACCGCGACGACCTCGGGGCCGTGCTCGAGGACCTCGAGCGAGAGGCGACCGCCGTGGCCGACGTCGGCGCGGGCACAGAGGGCGATCGATGA
- a CDS encoding M48 family metallopeptidase: MRNPQLKLRMVLVGTILFALYFGAALFFSVGWGVPLIPVLLVSLVVIPAAQYKIGKWLALRGAEEMPESGQYRDIHRMTESLSRDMGLEKPKLVVQDMGVPNAFATGRKGAGVVCLSPQLVQLLDRDELEGVIAHELAHLNNRDTITMILGQSVGMVVSYAVFFFVRDSGEGIGNFVVAYAASIAAQMLTLIFVMAISRYREYVADDDARQYIGSGDPLARALEKIQRGAEGRESKVDDNVSALCILNTDRSVLQQLFATHPPTEKRIEKLRS; this comes from the coding sequence ATGCGCAATCCACAGCTAAAACTTCGGATGGTACTGGTCGGAACCATCCTGTTTGCTCTCTACTTCGGCGCCGCCCTGTTCTTCTCGGTCGGATGGGGCGTTCCGCTGATTCCCGTGTTGCTGGTCAGTCTCGTCGTCATCCCCGCAGCGCAGTACAAGATCGGGAAGTGGTTGGCACTCAGGGGTGCAGAGGAGATGCCCGAGAGCGGGCAGTACCGCGATATCCACCGGATGACCGAATCCCTCTCGCGGGATATGGGTCTCGAGAAGCCGAAACTCGTGGTCCAGGACATGGGCGTTCCCAACGCCTTCGCGACCGGCCGCAAGGGCGCCGGCGTCGTCTGTCTCTCGCCACAGCTCGTCCAGTTGCTCGACCGCGACGAACTCGAGGGCGTCATCGCCCACGAGCTCGCCCACCTGAACAACCGCGACACCATCACGATGATCCTCGGCCAGTCGGTCGGGATGGTCGTCAGCTACGCGGTGTTCTTCTTCGTCCGCGACTCGGGCGAGGGCATCGGGAACTTCGTCGTCGCCTACGCCGCGTCGATCGCGGCGCAGATGCTCACGCTGATCTTCGTGATGGCCATCTCGCGGTACCGCGAGTACGTCGCCGACGACGATGCCCGCCAGTACATCGGCAGCGGCGACCCGCTCGCCCGCGCGCTCGAGAAGATTCAGCGCGGCGCCGAGGGTCGCGAGTCGAAGGTCGACGACAACGTCAGCGCGCTCTGCATCCTGAACACCGATCGGAGCGTCCTCCAGCAGCTCTTCGCGACCCACCCGCCGACCGAAAAGCGAATCGAAAAGCTTCGGAGCTGA
- a CDS encoding LabA-like NYN domain-containing protein, producing MTEIHPGQRVAVLVDAQNLYHTAQSLHSRNIDYSTLLEKAVQDRQLTRAIAYVIRAEAPEEESFFEALIDIGFETKIKDIKTFSDGTKKADWDVGMSLDAVTLANHVDTVVLCTGDGDFSRLCSHLRHEGVRVEVMAFESSTAEELIAEADSFLDLEERHETFLL from the coding sequence ATGACCGAAATTCATCCGGGCCAGCGCGTCGCCGTTCTCGTCGACGCGCAAAACCTCTATCATACGGCACAGAGTCTCCACAGCCGCAATATCGACTACTCCACGCTGCTCGAGAAAGCGGTTCAGGACCGCCAGCTCACGCGAGCGATCGCGTACGTCATCCGGGCGGAAGCACCCGAGGAAGAGAGCTTCTTCGAGGCGTTGATCGATATCGGGTTCGAGACGAAGATCAAGGACATCAAAACCTTCTCGGACGGGACGAAGAAGGCCGACTGGGACGTCGGCATGAGTCTCGACGCCGTCACGCTCGCCAACCACGTCGACACGGTCGTGCTCTGTACGGGCGACGGCGACTTCTCGCGACTCTGCTCGCACCTGCGCCACGAGGGCGTTCGCGTCGAGGTGATGGCGTTCGAGTCCTCGACCGCCGAGGAACTCATCGCCGAGGCGGATTCGTTCCTCGACCTCGAGGAGCGCCACGAGACGTTCCTGCTCTGA
- a CDS encoding PUA domain-containing protein, translating to MSDPADGNAGLSSLRTIADYQFGAGAGEALFPLEESLTVKRTSSGRPQQVHCGAGRLVSFGIDGRFTLGIEGGRRLDAALEHPAYRVIVDDESEPFVRDGKNVFAKFVLEAGPEIRPGDEVLVVHERGELIAVGTAELDAAAIEDFETGMAVNVREGTPAEN from the coding sequence ATGAGCGACCCAGCCGACGGGAACGCGGGGCTTTCGAGTCTTCGGACGATCGCGGACTACCAGTTCGGTGCCGGTGCGGGCGAGGCGCTCTTCCCGCTCGAGGAGTCGCTGACGGTCAAACGCACCTCCTCCGGCCGACCCCAGCAGGTCCACTGCGGGGCCGGTCGGCTCGTCTCCTTCGGCATCGATGGCCGATTCACGCTCGGAATCGAGGGCGGGCGCCGACTCGACGCCGCCCTCGAGCACCCGGCCTACCGCGTGATCGTCGACGACGAGAGCGAGCCGTTCGTTCGCGACGGGAAGAACGTCTTCGCGAAGTTCGTCCTCGAGGCCGGCCCGGAAATCCGACCCGGTGACGAGGTCCTGGTCGTCCACGAGCGCGGCGAACTGATCGCGGTCGGGACGGCGGAACTCGACGCCGCGGCGATCGAGGATTTCGAGACCGGAATGGCCGTAAACGTGCGCGAAGGTACCCCGGCGGAGAACTGA
- a CDS encoding nascent polypeptide-associated complex protein — MFGGGGGLNPRKMEQMMEQMGIDVEDVEAEEVIIRTDEYDLVFNDAEVTKMDARGQETYQIIGSPEQVESGATGGAAAGADEEGGSAIPDEDVEIVATRTGVSEDEAREALEANDGDLAAAVEDLE; from the coding sequence ATGTTCGGAGGAGGCGGCGGGCTCAACCCGCGCAAGATGGAACAGATGATGGAACAGATGGGGATCGACGTCGAGGACGTCGAGGCCGAGGAGGTCATCATTCGGACCGACGAGTACGACCTCGTCTTCAACGACGCCGAGGTCACGAAGATGGACGCCCGCGGCCAGGAAACCTACCAGATCATCGGCTCGCCGGAGCAGGTCGAATCCGGCGCGACGGGCGGCGCCGCGGCCGGTGCCGACGAGGAGGGCGGCTCCGCGATCCCCGACGAGGACGTCGAGATCGTCGCCACCCGCACGGGCGTCAGCGAGGACGAGGCCCGCGAGGCGCTCGAGGCGAACGACGGCGACCTCGCCGCCGCTGTCGAGGATCTCGAGTGA
- a CDS encoding methyltransferase domain-containing protein — protein MSVPVLLVRDDREYLVEPGEEMGTDLGVLEVPEDVEPGQTLETHLGNEFRVRRLRGPDLFHHFERTGAPMVPRDVGLVIGETGVSRGDRVLDAGTGTGVLAASMARAGASVVTYERDPDFADVARENMKLGGVGDAVDVRTGDLTDEIETLEASSFDVATLDTGDAPSVVAHVHELLVEGGFVAVYSPFVESTREVAETAREAGLSNVRTRETIQREMEFDDRGSRPSTAPVGHTGYLTIARNE, from the coding sequence GTGAGCGTCCCGGTCCTGCTGGTCCGCGACGACCGCGAGTACCTCGTCGAACCCGGCGAGGAGATGGGAACCGACCTCGGCGTGCTCGAGGTGCCCGAGGACGTCGAGCCCGGGCAGACGCTCGAGACCCATCTCGGGAACGAGTTCCGGGTGCGACGGCTCCGAGGGCCGGACCTGTTTCACCACTTCGAGCGCACGGGCGCGCCGATGGTGCCCCGCGACGTCGGCCTGGTGATCGGCGAGACCGGCGTCTCGCGGGGCGACCGCGTGCTCGACGCCGGCACCGGAACGGGCGTCCTCGCGGCGTCGATGGCCCGCGCCGGCGCGTCGGTGGTGACCTACGAGCGCGACCCCGACTTCGCCGACGTCGCCCGGGAGAACATGAAGCTGGGCGGCGTCGGCGACGCCGTCGACGTCCGGACGGGCGATCTCACCGACGAGATCGAGACGCTCGAGGCGTCGTCGTTCGACGTCGCCACCCTCGACACGGGCGACGCACCGTCCGTGGTGGCACACGTACACGAACTGCTGGTCGAGGGCGGCTTCGTCGCGGTCTACAGCCCGTTCGTCGAGTCGACCCGGGAGGTCGCCGAGACCGCTCGAGAGGCGGGGCTTTCGAACGTCCGGACGCGAGAGACGATCCAGCGCGAGATGGAGTTCGACGACCGAGGGTCGCGCCCGTCGACGGCACCGGTCGGTCACACCGGCTACCTGACGATCGCACGCAACGAGTAG
- a CDS encoding transcription factor S has translation MEFCDECGSMMKAEDGTWECGSCGFTKPKGDASQYTVTEDQEASEIIESSEETSLPETDAQCPECGNDRAYWYMQQIRSADESETRFFICTECEHKWREDDN, from the coding sequence ATGGAATTCTGCGACGAATGCGGTTCGATGATGAAAGCGGAGGACGGCACGTGGGAGTGCGGAAGCTGCGGCTTTACGAAACCGAAAGGCGACGCCTCGCAGTATACGGTGACCGAAGACCAGGAGGCGAGCGAGATCATCGAGTCCTCGGAGGAGACGTCGCTGCCGGAGACCGACGCTCAGTGTCCCGAGTGCGGAAACGACCGCGCGTACTGGTACATGCAGCAGATCCGGTCCGCCGACGAGTCCGAAACGCGATTCTTCATCTGTACCGAGTGCGAGCACAAGTGGCGCGAGGACGACAACTGA
- a CDS encoding DUF5789 family protein — protein sequence MCSEVKLSRIDATLETLEYPIDADAAASELEDVTLLLADGERNLGELIERSPSDRFESVNDIETELHNVLPREAVGEPYQSEGEG from the coding sequence ATGTGCTCGGAGGTCAAACTCAGTCGAATCGACGCGACGCTCGAGACGCTCGAGTATCCGATCGACGCCGACGCGGCGGCGAGCGAACTCGAAGATGTCACGCTCCTGCTCGCCGACGGCGAGCGAAACCTGGGCGAACTGATCGAGCGCAGTCCCAGCGATCGGTTCGAGTCGGTCAACGACATCGAGACGGAACTGCACAACGTGTTGCCGCGGGAGGCCGTCGGCGAGCCGTACCAGTCGGAGGGCGAAGGGTAG
- a CDS encoding MFS transporter translates to MRRPDRSILARLSGLVQLVLAQFAVDRRVLALAFARMADGVGNSFLIIVIPLYVANGVVGGSTFGLDESMIIGVILSLFGFLNSSFQPLTGRLSDRTGRRKTFILTGLGGLAVTNASYLFAETYVSLLAIRGLQGVSVAFIIPASVALVNELATTGDRGGNMGVYNTFRLVGFGAGPVAAGAVVSAGPYGLLAGSTISGFDAAFSIAATTAVISYLLVTVLITDPESKGATAGADLSIDVFDSSGRNLLDPIFTLGVVSLFMATAIALFATIQPQVNDHLEQGSTWFGLQFSAFIIAQIALQTPIGRACDRYGRRPFILLGMVILVPSTLAQGLVTTSETMFLARLVQGIAGAMVFAPALALAGDLAGEGESGSKLSVLTMAFGFGIAIGPFSSGALISYGFEVPFAFGTVLAAFGAILVYTQVEETLETTASVPVVGDD, encoded by the coding sequence ATGCGGCGTCCCGATCGATCGATTCTCGCACGGCTTTCCGGCCTCGTTCAGCTGGTTCTCGCGCAGTTCGCCGTCGACAGACGGGTGCTCGCGCTCGCGTTCGCCCGGATGGCCGACGGGGTCGGTAACTCGTTCCTGATCATCGTTATTCCCCTCTACGTCGCAAACGGCGTCGTCGGCGGATCGACGTTCGGACTCGACGAGTCGATGATCATCGGCGTTATCCTCTCACTGTTCGGGTTTCTAAACAGCTCGTTTCAGCCCCTCACCGGCCGGCTCTCGGACCGAACGGGGCGACGAAAGACCTTCATCCTGACCGGACTCGGCGGGCTGGCGGTGACGAACGCGTCGTACCTCTTCGCAGAGACGTACGTGTCGCTGCTGGCCATCCGCGGCCTGCAAGGCGTCAGCGTCGCCTTCATCATCCCCGCGTCGGTCGCGCTGGTCAACGAACTCGCGACCACCGGCGACCGCGGCGGGAACATGGGCGTCTACAACACGTTCCGTCTGGTCGGATTCGGCGCCGGGCCGGTCGCCGCCGGGGCGGTTGTCAGCGCCGGTCCCTACGGCCTGCTCGCCGGATCGACGATCAGCGGTTTCGACGCGGCGTTCTCCATCGCCGCGACCACGGCCGTGATCAGCTACCTGCTGGTGACGGTGCTGATCACGGATCCCGAGTCGAAGGGAGCGACCGCGGGCGCCGATCTCTCGATCGACGTCTTCGATTCGTCCGGGCGGAACCTGCTCGACCCCATCTTCACGCTGGGGGTCGTCTCGCTGTTCATGGCGACGGCGATCGCTCTCTTCGCGACGATCCAACCGCAGGTCAACGACCACCTAGAGCAGGGATCGACCTGGTTCGGCCTCCAGTTCTCGGCGTTTATCATCGCGCAGATCGCGTTACAGACGCCGATCGGGCGGGCGTGCGACCGGTACGGGCGGCGGCCGTTCATCCTCCTGGGAATGGTGATCCTGGTCCCCTCGACGCTCGCGCAGGGACTGGTCACGACCTCGGAAACCATGTTCCTGGCCCGACTCGTCCAGGGGATCGCCGGGGCGATGGTGTTCGCGCCGGCGCTGGCGCTGGCCGGCGACCTCGCGGGCGAGGGCGAGTCCGGCTCGAAGCTCTCGGTGCTCACGATGGCGTTCGGCTTCGGGATCGCGATCGGTCCGTTCTCCTCCGGCGCGCTGATCAGCTACGGCTTCGAGGTTCCGTTCGCCTTCGGGACCGTGCTCGCGGCGTTCGGGGCGATCCTCGTCTACACGCAGGTCGAGGAGACCCTCGAGACGACGGCGTCGGTGCCGGTCGTCGGCGACGATTGA
- a CDS encoding DUF5797 family protein — protein MTLSDEARERLADVVELQPTKNSELQDRWGVESGSEVHQYLENELGDYYFRDDNSLIRATAEAADLVDVEPGIESDPDEGTPSRIRVPELQAQIVDVLAGPDEESQSVVSVLHELRDAYGVDPDSEDVRSSLQSLRRKGVVEVEYRTVPTFRLSVERDDLEVAITD, from the coding sequence ATGACGCTCTCGGACGAGGCCAGGGAACGGTTGGCCGACGTGGTGGAACTACAGCCGACGAAGAACTCCGAGCTGCAGGACCGGTGGGGCGTGGAAAGCGGCAGCGAAGTCCACCAGTACCTGGAGAACGAACTCGGGGACTACTACTTCCGGGACGACAACAGCCTGATCCGCGCGACCGCCGAGGCGGCGGACCTCGTCGACGTCGAACCGGGTATCGAGAGCGATCCGGACGAGGGCACCCCCTCCCGGATTCGCGTTCCCGAGCTACAGGCGCAAATCGTCGACGTCCTCGCCGGTCCCGACGAGGAGTCCCAGAGCGTCGTCTCGGTGCTGCACGAGCTCCGCGACGCCTACGGCGTCGACCCCGACTCCGAGGACGTCCGCTCGAGCCTCCAGAGCCTCCGCCGCAAGGGCGTCGTCGAGGTCGAGTACCGGACCGTTCCCACGTTCCGGCTGTCCGTCGAGCGCGACGACCTCGAGGTCGCGATCACCGATTGA